ATTCAGCGTTTGTGTTGTCCTTGGTTCCGAGCAACAGGATTTCATCTGCTACCACTTCGGTAACATATCTTTTCTCCCCTTTTTCGGTCTCATAGGATCGGGAGGTCAATTTGCCCTCAATGGCAACTTCCTTTCCCTTGCCCACGTATTTCTCAACGATTTCGGCAATCTTGCCCCAGGCAACAATATTGTGCCATTGGGTATTCTGCTCTTTCTCGCCATTGGAATTCTTATAGAACTCATTGGTTGCAAGTGAAAAATTTGCGACTTTCCTGCCGCTCTCAAGGGTCTTGGTCTCGGGGGCATTGCCCACGTTCCCGATCAGATGTACTTTGTTTCTAAGTGTACTCATGATTGAAAAATTAAAGATTGATTAAAATTCCGTCCGAACCCTTCGGACGGTTAGCGTTTATTTTTTTTTAAGTGATTTACTTATTATATCCAGAGCGTTTTCCTTTTTTTGTTTTTTTAACTTTGTTCCCGCTTCCCTTTTATTGATTTTGTAAGATTCCATAATTTTCGTTTTAGATTTACTTCCCATAGAGCCGTCGCTGTTACCTTTTTTTGTTGCCGGTACATTTTCAATATTTGGAATTAATAAGGACTTATAAAAGGGAGCCCGCGACCGGTTATGCAGTCCGTTTAACTTCCAAATGTTGGTTCTTTGCCATCAAAAAAAGGTAGGGACAGTGGCGGCATGGGAAGTTTTCTAAAGAATGTATGTGAAATACAAAACCAAGGGAAGTGGGAACAAATGCAAAGTATGGAAATTCCGAATAGGCGGACTCAGTTCCCGATTTGTGGCTGGAATGTAGCCTTCCCTCCCAGCCTGCGGGAGGGTCAGCGCAATGGAGGGCAAAAATTGGGGACGGTGTCCAAGATAATTGTAGTGAAGCTCTTTTCCCGGAATGGAGCCTTCGCGGAATGTAGGGGAATGGGCTGAACGGCAAATAGAAATGGCTAATTTAAAAAGCGTGTGCAGAACGGACTGAATTCATTAGAAATAAACGGAAAAAGTTGAATCATCTCGCCGCTTGGAGCCAAAGGAAATAAATTCTGCGGGAGACCAATAACCCCAGTAATATTATCCATTGTTCACCATAGCAATATTTAAAATTGTATCACCTACTTCCTCATTCATTAATTGCTTCTATAATTTTTTATTTCATATTGTTTTTAAATTAACTTTAATAATAGTCAAAAGACGACAAAAGTAAATCAGAAAAAAATGTGGGATAATTCCTTAAATTAATTAATAAAAACAATCAAATGTTAAGGAATTTAACATTTAAAACAATATATTTAAGCCCAAAAAGTAAATATGTCTCTTAAATCGAAGACCCGCATTTTAATATTAATTGGTTGTATAATTTTAAGTGTGGGATTCAATATGGATCCTATACAAAAAAAAGTTATTCGGACAAAAGAATACGATATTCATTTTTATGTCTCCCTAAAAGATAGGATAACAAAAAAAGATAAGGAGTATTTCTGGTACAAAACCGGCGAAATACACAATTCTTTTGGTGGTGCAGCTGGGGAACTTTTACATCTTGGATATGTAAAATACTATGCGGGCAATAATCTTGCTGAAAAGGGAGAGTTCGAATACGGACTGAAGACCGGCATTTGGAAAAGATGGTATTCAAATGGTTCACTTATGGAAGAAAGCAGATGGGTAGACGGGGAAAAATATGGCCCTTATCATTATTATAATGAAAATGGTGAACTTATGACCCAAGGGAAGTATCGGAACAATATTAAAACGGATATCTGGATTGACATAAAATCAAAAGACACTACCTGGTATAGAAATGGTGAGCCGTTCAAAGATCATCCTCGCGTTGTAAGAAAACGTTTGGACTCTATAAATGGCAAAGAAAGTCTCCTAAAACGGATTTTTGGTAAAAGGGATAGTACAATCGTTGGAAAAAAAGAGGGCTTTTTCGGGAGGATATTTAAGAAAAAAGATAGCGCAAAGAATTCGAAACTTACACCTGATCCAAAAGAAAAGAAAAATAAGAATACTTCCATATTAAAAAGAATTTTTGGAAAAAAGGAAAGGGCTACGGACAAAAATAATTAGGTATTAAAATGTTAAAAGCAGCATCTTTAATCTATGCAATATTTATTGCTCTACTGATTGGAATTTTATGCTATTCTATCGTGTTGATGTTTTCAGTACAATTGAATATTGATAACCATTTTGATACAAAACAGGACCTACTAAACAATAATAGGTCCGCCGTGGAGTATTTTAAGGCCCATTATCAGGAGATGGACGCGAAGACAAGTGTTACTATATTTCCGCAGGCTAACAATATAGAGACAAGTTT
The Aequorivita iocasae genome window above contains:
- a CDS encoding single-stranded DNA-binding protein → MSTLRNKVHLIGNVGNAPETKTLESGRKVANFSLATNEFYKNSNGEKEQNTQWHNIVAWGKIAEIVEKYVGKGKEVAIEGKLTSRSYETEKGEKRYVTEVVADEILLLGTKDNTNAE
- a CDS encoding toxin-antitoxin system YwqK family antitoxin gives rise to the protein MDPIQKKVIRTKEYDIHFYVSLKDRITKKDKEYFWYKTGEIHNSFGGAAGELLHLGYVKYYAGNNLAEKGEFEYGLKTGIWKRWYSNGSLMEESRWVDGEKYGPYHYYNENGELMTQGKYRNNIKTDIWIDIKSKDTTWYRNGEPFKDHPRVVRKRLDSINGKESLLKRIFGKRDSTIVGKKEGFFGRIFKKKDSAKNSKLTPDPKEKKNKNTSILKRIFGKKERATDKNN